One Alphaproteobacteria bacterium LSUCC0396 genomic region harbors:
- the gltB gene encoding glutamate synthase large subunit translates to MTKIFDEAAYLQRRAANEAKLIEAGVYGPEMEHDACGVGFVAARDGKPNRAVVESAIEALQAIWHRGAVDADGMTGDGAGIHIEIPRDFFIEHIARTGHDDDGGRLAVGMVFLPRTDLAAQERCRCIVEQEILAVGHSIYGWRQVPVDIKALGTKAIATRPEIEQIMFSMPVEMDATEAERQLYVVRRRIEKAVMKHMISDFYLCSLSSRSIIYKGMFLAEQVTAFFPDLLDPRFISSFAIYHQRYSTNTMPTWKLAQPFRVLAHNGEINTIRGNQNWMSCHEDRMESAVFGDHIDDLKPVVAGGSSDSAALDAVFELLVHGGRQLPMVKTMMIPEAIDVGSDHPRAKLYAYCNSVMEPWDGPAAIAAYAGDWVVAGLDRNGLRPLRYVVTHDGLIIAGSETGMVVVPDTKIAERGRLGPGQMIGINLAEGRLYKDGELKDALTKKCDWNSWIGRAKQMDALLANSTGKTSQPLSKTEARRRQMMAGWTMEDMELVLQPMAQTGKEAIGSMGDDTPLAVLSNRYRGLHHFFRQNFSQVTNPPIDSLRERHVMTLRTRLGNLGNILDEAPEQCDHLVLNSPVLTVPEWDALCRYVGDKAAEIDCSFENDGSDTAFTDAIERIRAEAEEAVRSGCEHVMLTDRHVSETRIPIPMILATGAVHSHLVRQQLRTFTSVNVASGECLDVHHFAVLIGVGATTVNAYVAEAAIAERHERGLLVGMELRDAVANFAKAVEEGLLKIMSKMGISVIASYRGGYNFEALGLSRSLVADFFPPISSRISGLGLKGIATRVIDMHNKAYANDDLHLPVGGFFRYRKSGERHAFDGQMIHAMQHACDSGSFESWKKYSSLVNGQGPVNLRDLMEFKPADAPVEIDRVESITNIRKRLVSPGISLGALSPEAHETLSIAMNRIGAKSDSGEGGEDPARFKLRENGDNPSSAIKQIASGRFGVTAEYLNNCEEIEIKVAQGAKPGEGGQLPGIKVDSLIARLRHSTPGVTLISPPPHHDIYSIEDLAQLIYDLKQINPDAKVCVKLVASTGIGTIAAGVAKAKADSILVSGHGGGTGASPQSSIKYAGLPWEMGLSEVHQVLSMNDLRNKVVLRADGGLKTGRDVVMAAMLGADEYGIGTSSLIAMGCIMVRQCHSNTCPVGVCTQRDDLRAKFEGTPEKVVQLFTHLAEEVREILAGLGFTSLQQVIGRTDLLTQVSRGDEALDDLDLNPILVRADGEDELTSSRGGPRTEVPDTLDAQMVVDAKLALENGSKMQLSYNVENTQRAIGTRLSSHIVRRFGMTGLREGHILVRLRGSAGQSLGAFATQGLRLDVIGDANDYVGKGLSGGMIVVRPSAAVSFVASANTIIGNTVLYGATSGKLFAAGQAGERLCVRNSGATAVVEGSGSNACEYMTGGKVVILGEVGDNFGAGMTGGMAFIYDEAGTFESRVNPESLQLGRIAHPHWETVLRDLVAEHARETESALAARILNQWDTAVANFWQVVPTEIIPVLDVPLSVEDDLSETA, encoded by the coding sequence ATGACCAAGATTTTTGATGAAGCTGCCTATCTTCAGCGCCGTGCTGCAAATGAGGCAAAGTTAATTGAGGCTGGTGTCTATGGGCCAGAAATGGAGCATGATGCTTGTGGCGTTGGCTTTGTTGCGGCGCGTGATGGCAAACCAAATCGCGCAGTGGTCGAGTCTGCGATCGAGGCATTGCAGGCGATCTGGCATCGTGGTGCGGTGGATGCGGATGGCATGACGGGTGACGGCGCCGGTATTCACATTGAAATCCCGCGGGACTTTTTCATCGAGCATATTGCGCGTACCGGCCATGATGATGATGGTGGCAGGCTTGCGGTTGGCATGGTGTTTTTGCCGCGCACTGACCTAGCGGCGCAGGAACGTTGCCGCTGTATTGTCGAGCAGGAAATTCTGGCCGTGGGTCACAGCATCTATGGCTGGCGGCAGGTGCCGGTTGATATCAAGGCGCTTGGCACAAAGGCGATCGCGACACGGCCTGAAATCGAGCAGATCATGTTCTCGATGCCGGTTGAAATGGACGCAACAGAGGCTGAACGCCAGCTTTATGTTGTGCGTCGCCGGATCGAAAAAGCAGTGATGAAGCATATGATCAGCGATTTCTATCTTTGCTCGCTGTCCAGCCGGTCAATCATTTACAAAGGCATGTTTCTGGCCGAACAGGTTACGGCGTTTTTCCCTGATTTGCTTGATCCGCGCTTTATTTCGTCCTTTGCGATTTATCACCAGCGCTATTCAACCAATACAATGCCAACTTGGAAGCTGGCACAGCCGTTCCGGGTGCTGGCGCATAATGGTGAGATCAATACCATTCGTGGCAACCAGAATTGGATGAGCTGCCATGAAGACCGTATGGAATCGGCCGTTTTTGGTGATCATATTGATGATTTGAAACCGGTCGTGGCTGGCGGTAGCTCGGACTCAGCAGCGCTGGATGCGGTGTTTGAATTACTGGTGCATGGTGGGCGGCAATTGCCGATGGTCAAAACCATGATGATCCCCGAGGCGATTGATGTTGGCAGTGATCACCCGCGCGCCAAACTTTATGCCTATTGCAATTCGGTGATGGAACCGTGGGATGGGCCGGCAGCGATTGCCGCCTATGCCGGTGACTGGGTTGTTGCCGGCCTAGACCGCAACGGATTGCGGCCATTGCGGTATGTGGTGACCCATGATGGGTTGATTATTGCCGGCTCTGAAACCGGTATGGTGGTTGTTCCCGATACGAAAATCGCCGAACGTGGGCGGCTTGGGCCGGGACAGATGATCGGCATTAATCTTGCCGAGGGCCGTCTTTATAAAGATGGCGAATTAAAAGATGCCCTCACCAAAAAATGCGATTGGAATTCATGGATTGGCCGCGCCAAACAGATGGATGCGTTGTTGGCCAATTCAACGGGCAAAACCAGTCAGCCGCTGAGCAAAACTGAGGCCCGCCGGCGCCAGATGATGGCTGGCTGGACCATGGAAGATATGGAACTGGTCTTGCAGCCAATGGCGCAAACCGGCAAAGAGGCCATCGGTTCGATGGGTGATGATACCCCGCTGGCGGTGTTGTCGAATCGCTATCGCGGCCTTCATCATTTCTTCCGGCAGAATTTCTCGCAAGTGACCAACCCGCCCATCGACTCGCTGCGTGAACGTCATGTGATGACGCTGCGCACGCGCCTCGGCAATCTTGGCAATATTCTTGATGAGGCACCCGAACAATGCGATCACCTTGTCCTGAATTCGCCGGTCTTGACCGTACCAGAATGGGACGCGCTGTGCCGTTACGTTGGCGACAAGGCTGCTGAAATTGACTGTAGCTTTGAAAATGATGGATCAGACACTGCGTTTACTGACGCGATTGAACGGATCCGGGCCGAAGCTGAAGAGGCGGTACGCTCGGGGTGTGAGCATGTGATGCTGACCGATCGTCACGTCTCGGAAACCCGCATTCCGATCCCGATGATCCTAGCAACAGGGGCGGTGCATTCGCACCTTGTCCGCCAGCAATTACGGACATTTACCTCGGTTAATGTCGCCAGTGGTGAATGTCTGGATGTGCATCATTTTGCTGTGCTGATCGGGGTTGGCGCGACAACGGTCAACGCCTATGTGGCCGAAGCGGCAATTGCTGAACGGCATGAGCGCGGCCTGCTGGTCGGTATGGAGCTGCGTGATGCGGTTGCCAATTTTGCCAAGGCGGTCGAAGAAGGCCTGCTGAAAATCATGTCAAAAATGGGCATTTCGGTTATCGCATCCTATCGCGGTGGCTATAATTTCGAGGCGCTTGGCCTATCGCGGTCACTTGTTGCCGATTTCTTTCCGCCAATTTCATCACGTATTTCGGGCCTTGGCCTGAAGGGCATTGCGACACGCGTCATTGATATGCACAACAAGGCCTATGCCAACGATGATTTGCATTTGCCGGTCGGTGGTTTCTTCCGCTATCGCAAATCAGGCGAGCGCCATGCCTTTGACGGCCAGATGATCCATGCAATGCAGCATGCTTGCGACAGTGGGTCGTTTGAAAGCTGGAAAAAATATTCATCATTGGTGAACGGTCAGGGGCCGGTTAATCTTCGCGATCTGATGGAGTTTAAACCAGCCGATGCGCCGGTCGAGATTGACCGTGTCGAGTCGATCACCAACATCCGTAAACGGCTGGTCTCGCCGGGTATCTCACTTGGCGCACTCAGCCCCGAGGCACATGAAACTCTGTCGATCGCAATGAACCGGATTGGGGCAAAGTCTGATTCGGGTGAAGGCGGCGAGGATCCAGCGCGGTTTAAACTTCGTGAAAATGGTGACAATCCGTCAAGCGCAATCAAACAGATCGCCTCGGGCCGGTTTGGGGTCACGGCTGAATATCTGAATAATTGCGAGGAAATTGAAATTAAGGTCGCACAGGGTGCAAAGCCCGGTGAAGGCGGGCAATTGCCCGGCATTAAGGTTGATAGCCTGATTGCACGCCTGCGCCACTCGACCCCCGGGGTGACATTGATTTCGCCGCCACCACATCACGATATCTATTCGATCGAGGATCTGGCGCAGCTGATTTATGATTTAAAGCAGATTAACCCCGATGCAAAGGTCTGCGTAAAGCTGGTGGCATCGACCGGTATCGGCACGATTGCCGCCGGTGTTGCCAAGGCCAAGGCCGACTCGATTCTGGTATCGGGTCATGGCGGCGGTACTGGTGCCAGCCCGCAATCTTCAATCAAATATGCGGGTCTCCCATGGGAAATGGGTCTGTCTGAAGTCCATCAAGTTCTGTCGATGAATGACCTTCGCAACAAGGTGGTTTTGCGAGCTGATGGTGGCCTGAAAACCGGCCGTGATGTGGTTATGGCGGCGATGCTTGGGGCGGATGAATATGGCATCGGCACATCATCACTGATTGCCATGGGCTGTATCATGGTGCGTCAGTGCCATTCGAACACCTGTCCGGTTGGGGTCTGTACCCAGCGCGATGATCTGCGTGCAAAATTTGAAGGCACACCAGAAAAAGTCGTGCAGCTCTTCACCCATCTAGCAGAAGAAGTGCGGGAAATTCTGGCAGGACTTGGGTTCACCTCATTACAGCAGGTGATCGGCCGGACGGATCTTCTCACGCAGGTTAGCCGCGGTGATGAGGCACTTGATGATCTTGATCTCAACCCGATTCTGGTTCGGGCTGATGGCGAAGATGAATTGACCAGCAGCCGTGGCGGCCCGCGCACCGAAGTGCCGGACACGCTGGACGCGCAGATGGTTGTCGATGCCAAGCTGGCTCTTGAAAATGGATCAAAGATGCAATTGTCTTACAATGTTGAAAACACCCAGCGCGCCATCGGCACGCGGCTGTCCTCGCATATTGTGCGGCGGTTCGGTATGACCGGACTTCGTGAGGGGCATATTCTTGTGAGGCTTCGTGGCTCAGCCGGTCAGTCCTTGGGCGCCTTCGCCACACAAGGCCTGCGCCTCGATGTCATCGGTGACGCCAATGACTATGTCGGCAAGGGTCTTTCAGGCGGAATGATTGTGGTGCGGCCATCGGCAGCGGTCAGTTTTGTTGCCAGTGCGAATACCATCATCGGGAATACCGTGCTTTACGGGGCGACGTCGGGCAAGCTGTTTGCGGCTGGCCAGGCGGGCGAACGTTTATGCGTTCGTAATTCTGGTGCAACAGCTGTTGTAGAGGGCAGTGGATCGAACGCTTGTGAATATATGACAGGCGGTAAGGTCGTCATCCTTGGCGAAGTTGGTGATAATTTCGGGGCTGGCATGACTGGCGGTATGGCCTTTATCTACGATGAGGCGGGAACGTTTGAATCCCGCGTTAATCCGGAAAGCCTGCAGCTTGGCCGCATTGCGCACCCGCATTGGGAAACGGTGCTACGCGATCTGGTTGCCGAGCACGCCCGTGAAACTGAGAGCGCGCTTGCAGCTCGGATCTTGAATCAGTGGGATACCGCCGTGGCAAATTTCTGGCAGGTGGTGCCAACCGAGATTATTCCAGTTCTGGATGTACCACTTAGCGTTGAGGATGATCTGTCTGAAACTGCGTAA
- a CDS encoding NAD(P)-dependent oxidoreductase: MSSKMLKFVSTEKAMPEKRKAEKRVADFDEIYDEFDASEAESQASRCSQCGVPFCQVNCPLHNNIPDWLMLTAEGRMQEAYELSSQTNNFPEICGRICPQDRLCEGSCVIEKGFESVTIGAVEKHITETAFAEGWVKPAAPRIERAQSIGIIGAGPAGLAAAEMLRHRGYQVHIYDRYDRIGGLLMYGIPGFKLEKSIVERRGQLLRDGGVHFHLGVDIGGETSFADIRAKHDAILVATGVYKARDIAAPGSGLDGIVPALDYLTVSNRKSLGDKVEVFESGALNAEGKDVVVIGGGDTAMDCVRTAIRQKAKSVSCLYRRDRANMPGSQREVQNAEEEGVVFKWLSAPQAFLGDGKVRAVQAQRIHLGQPDATGRQVPEVIEGSSHELPADMVIKALGFDPEDLPAMFDQKGLEVTRWGTLKIDWQTMMTNLDGVFAAGDIVRGASLVVWGVRDGRDAAEAIDQWITAAADAPRAAGAGR; this comes from the coding sequence ATGTCGTCGAAGATGTTGAAATTTGTATCGACTGAAAAAGCCATGCCTGAAAAGCGCAAGGCGGAAAAACGCGTCGCTGATTTTGACGAGATTTATGACGAGTTTGATGCGTCCGAAGCCGAATCACAGGCATCGCGCTGTTCGCAATGCGGGGTTCCGTTCTGTCAGGTGAATTGTCCGCTTCACAACAATATTCCCGATTGGTTGATGCTAACCGCCGAAGGCCGGATGCAGGAAGCCTATGAGCTGTCATCGCAGACCAATAATTTTCCCGAGATTTGTGGCCGCATCTGTCCGCAGGATCGGCTGTGTGAAGGCAGTTGTGTGATCGAAAAAGGGTTCGAGTCGGTAACCATTGGCGCGGTTGAAAAACATATTACCGAGACCGCCTTTGCCGAAGGCTGGGTCAAGCCAGCAGCCCCGCGCATCGAGCGCGCACAATCAATTGGCATTATTGGGGCGGGGCCGGCAGGTCTGGCCGCTGCCGAGATGCTGCGTCATCGGGGCTATCAGGTGCATATCTATGATCGCTATGACCGGATTGGCGGTTTGCTGATGTATGGTATTCCGGGCTTTAAGCTGGAAAAATCTATTGTCGAGCGGCGCGGACAGCTATTGCGCGATGGCGGGGTTCATTTCCATCTTGGCGTTGATATTGGTGGCGAGACCAGCTTTGCCGATATCCGGGCAAAACATGATGCTATTTTGGTGGCAACTGGCGTTTATAAAGCGCGCGACATCGCGGCACCGGGAAGCGGGCTTGATGGGATTGTTCCGGCGCTCGACTATTTGACGGTATCAAACCGGAAAAGCCTTGGTGACAAGGTTGAGGTGTTTGAGTCTGGGGCGCTGAATGCCGAAGGCAAAGATGTTGTGGTAATTGGCGGCGGCGATACGGCGATGGATTGCGTTCGTACGGCGATTCGCCAAAAGGCCAAATCGGTTAGCTGTCTGTACCGTCGTGACCGGGCGAATATGCCGGGCTCGCAACGTGAGGTGCAGAACGCCGAAGAAGAGGGTGTCGTTTTCAAATGGCTGTCTGCCCCGCAAGCGTTTCTGGGTGATGGCAAGGTACGGGCCGTTCAGGCACAGCGGATCCACCTTGGCCAGCCCGATGCAACCGGCCGGCAGGTGCCCGAGGTAATTGAGGGCTCATCGCATGAACTGCCAGCCGATATGGTGATCAAGGCGCTTGGGTTTGATCCTGAGGATCTGCCAGCGATGTTTGATCAAAAAGGGCTGGAGGTTACCCGCTGGGGAACTTTGAAAATTGACTGGCAAACCATGATGACGAATTTGGATGGCGTGTTTGCAGCTGGTGACATTGTTCGCGGCGCCTCGCTTGTCGTTTGGGGTGTTCGTGATGGCCGTGATGCGGCCGAAGCAATTGATCAATGGATTACGGCCGCCGCTGATGCGCCGCGTGCCGCTGGTGCCGGACGTTAG
- a CDS encoding undecaprenyl-diphosphate phosphatase has protein sequence MSLLILVAAIQGLTEFLPVSSSGHLVLIPIVTDFPYQGRAIDVAAHVGTLIAVAVYLRAEIIAILRALLRLGRGDEHNARLGIMLVLATIPVIIVGYIVNYANWHWLDMVHTLAVANLVFAAILWGADKVPAAQHDLKQISWRHALVIGVVQICALVPGASRSGVTMSAARFLGFDRVTAARFSLLLSLPTIAGAGLLKTIDLVQSGDAALGSDAVIVAVLSAVLAWLAIRWMMGWLAVASFGIFVYYRLVLGGLLLLALTQGWIAPSIT, from the coding sequence ATGAGCCTGCTAATTCTTGTTGCTGCAATCCAAGGACTAACTGAATTTTTACCGGTTTCATCATCCGGCCATCTGGTCCTTATCCCCATCGTGACTGATTTTCCCTATCAGGGGCGGGCGATTGATGTTGCGGCTCACGTCGGCACCTTGATTGCGGTTGCAGTTTATTTGCGGGCTGAGATTATCGCCATTCTGCGCGCGCTGTTGCGCCTTGGCCGCGGTGATGAGCATAATGCACGCCTTGGTATCATGCTAGTTTTGGCAACCATTCCGGTGATTATCGTCGGCTATATCGTGAATTACGCCAATTGGCACTGGCTCGACATGGTTCACACCCTTGCCGTTGCCAATCTGGTATTTGCCGCAATTTTGTGGGGCGCGGATAAAGTGCCGGCCGCACAGCATGATCTAAAACAGATCAGCTGGCGGCACGCGCTGGTGATCGGCGTTGTGCAAATCTGTGCGCTGGTTCCCGGCGCCTCGCGGTCGGGTGTGACGATGAGTGCTGCCCGCTTCCTCGGCTTTGACCGGGTTACAGCGGCGCGGTTTTCGTTGCTATTGTCGCTGCCAACAATTGCTGGTGCGGGCTTGCTGAAAACGATTGATCTGGTGCAAAGCGGCGATGCCGCGCTTGGCAGCGATGCGGTGATTGTTGCGGTCTTATCCGCCGTGCTCGCATGGCTTGCCATACGCTGGATGATGGGCTGGCTTGCCGTCGCCAGCTTTGGAATTTTTGTCTATTACCGTCTGGTGCTTGGCGGGCTGTTATTGCTAGCGTTAACGCAAGGCTGGATCGCCCCCAGCATCACCTAA
- a CDS encoding complex I NDUFA9 subunit family protein has translation MINTVAVIGGSGFVGRATVERLARAGKQIVVLCRNSERAKYLKPMGNVGQITLVAGNALDETVLETVIKSADAVINLVGILAEGGGQKFEALQAGLPGRIGALAAAHDVKAVVHISAIGADANSPSQYAQSKAAGEANLLKAFPAAVVLRPSIVFGPRDDFFNRFAAMAMMAPALPLPGGGKMKMQPVYVEDVVSAIMASLGLGGKLAKPAAGNIYELGGPEAYSFRRLMEITLRQIERRRLLVPVPFLALSCGAAFAGLFPNPPITRDQVRLLKCDNVVSKKARTLADLGVTATSVDMVLPSYLDRYRPGGLFRS, from the coding sequence ATGATCAACACAGTGGCTGTAATTGGTGGATCTGGATTTGTTGGGCGGGCAACGGTCGAGCGGCTGGCACGTGCCGGCAAGCAAATTGTGGTTTTATGCCGCAATAGTGAGCGCGCGAAATATCTCAAACCGATGGGCAATGTTGGCCAGATCACCCTTGTGGCGGGTAATGCGCTGGATGAGACTGTGCTGGAAACAGTCATTAAGTCAGCCGATGCTGTGATAAATCTTGTCGGCATATTGGCCGAAGGCGGCGGTCAGAAATTTGAGGCGCTGCAAGCGGGCCTGCCCGGGCGCATTGGGGCGCTGGCGGCGGCGCATGATGTAAAGGCGGTTGTCCATATCTCGGCAATTGGCGCTGATGCAAACTCGCCAAGCCAATATGCGCAAAGCAAAGCAGCAGGTGAAGCCAATTTGTTAAAGGCGTTTCCGGCGGCAGTGGTGCTGCGGCCGTCGATTGTTTTTGGCCCGCGCGATGATTTCTTTAACCGCTTTGCCGCGATGGCGATGATGGCACCGGCTCTGCCATTGCCGGGTGGCGGCAAAATGAAGATGCAGCCGGTCTATGTCGAAGATGTTGTCAGTGCAATCATGGCAAGTCTGGGGCTAGGCGGTAAACTGGCCAAGCCTGCCGCGGGCAATATTTATGAACTTGGCGGGCCAGAAGCCTATAGCTTTCGCCGGTTGATGGAAATAACTTTACGGCAAATTGAGCGCCGGCGCCTGCTTGTGCCAGTGCCATTTTTGGCATTGTCATGCGGTGCGGCATTTGCCGGATTATTTCCAAACCCGCCGATTACGCGTGATCAGGTAAGGTTGCTGAAATGCGATAATGTCGTTTCGAAAAAGGCCCGAACTCTGGCTGATCTCGGCGTCACGGCAACGTCGGTTGATATGGTGTTACCAAGCTATCTTGACCGTTATCGGCCGGGTGGTCTTTTTCGGTCTTAG
- a CDS encoding ribonuclease D has product MTIYIHSDDLPADVDLGDVVAIDTETMGLNPQRDRLCVVQLSSGDGDAHLVQIASPKKPSPNLAALLANPAITKLFHFARFDIASLSHGIGPVAGPIYCTKIASKLVRTYTDRHGLKELCRELLQIDISKQQQSSDWGAAVLTPEQAEYAAGDVLFLHRIRERLDMMLAREGRSDVAAQCFAFLATRAKLDLDGFADMDIFHH; this is encoded by the coding sequence ATGACAATTTATATTCATTCAGACGATTTGCCAGCTGATGTTGATCTTGGCGATGTGGTGGCAATTGACACTGAAACAATGGGGCTTAACCCCCAGCGTGACCGTCTATGCGTTGTGCAGCTATCGAGCGGTGATGGCGATGCGCATCTTGTGCAAATCGCAAGCCCGAAAAAGCCCAGCCCGAACCTTGCTGCCTTGCTTGCCAACCCTGCCATTACCAAACTTTTCCATTTTGCCCGTTTTGATATTGCCAGCCTGAGCCATGGCATTGGCCCGGTCGCTGGCCCCATTTACTGTACCAAGATTGCCTCAAAGCTAGTCCGCACCTATACCGACCGACACGGCTTGAAAGAGCTTTGCCGCGAATTGCTGCAAATTGATATTTCGAAACAGCAGCAATCATCAGATTGGGGCGCAGCCGTCTTAACACCCGAACAGGCCGAATATGCAGCGGGAGACGTATTATTTTTGCACCGCATTCGCGAGCGGCTTGACATGATGCTGGCACGCGAAGGCCGCAGCGATGTTGCCGCACAATGCTTTGCATTTCTGGCAACGCGTGCCAAGCTTGATCTTGACGGCTTTGCTGATATGGATATTTTTCACCATTAA
- the lptC gene encoding LPS export ABC transporter periplasmic protein LptC, protein MAETKGQRQSRFTPRAKAAAVPSQRRYPLSLLLLGVGAVLTLAVASWLGLLANGKDVSLEIKEVKRNDTGEVQLTGARYRGLTPAGRPYQITAAKANEAPDGSGRVDMDQPTAIVTLSNGALVNLESNAGTYNKETDIVIMTGAVVVTQPARNLRLNTEALEANLQAGEMQSDVPVEVQDIDRRINADSMKVYDNGARIIFGGAAKMVIKNSNAIAPSPTPSPVPDADKELQKTKAKT, encoded by the coding sequence ATGGCCGAGACAAAAGGACAAAGACAAAGCCGCTTTACCCCGCGCGCCAAAGCCGCAGCAGTTCCGAGCCAGCGGCGCTATCCATTATCATTGCTATTGCTTGGCGTTGGTGCGGTCTTGACCCTTGCTGTTGCCAGCTGGCTTGGCCTGTTGGCGAACGGCAAGGATGTATCGCTTGAGATCAAAGAGGTGAAACGCAACGACACCGGCGAGGTGCAGCTGACCGGAGCGCGCTATCGCGGCCTGACCCCGGCTGGCAGGCCATATCAAATTACCGCAGCCAAGGCCAATGAAGCGCCCGACGGGTCGGGTCGGGTCGACATGGATCAGCCAACAGCCATCGTGACCTTGAGCAATGGCGCGTTGGTAAATCTTGAGTCAAATGCTGGCACATATAATAAAGAAACCGATATCGTGATCATGACCGGCGCGGTTGTCGTAACCCAGCCCGCCCGCAATCTTCGCCTCAATACCGAAGCATTAGAGGCAAATTTGCAAGCCGGTGAGATGCAGAGCGATGTGCCGGTTGAGGTGCAAGACATTGACAGGCGCATCAATGCCGATAGCATGAAAGTCTATGACAATGGTGCGCGTATTATTTTTGGCGGGGCGGCAAAAATGGTGATCAAAAACAGTAACGCCATCGCGCCGTCACCCACACCATCACCCGTACCAGACGCCGACAAGGAACTGCAAAAAACCAAGGCTAAAACCTGA
- a CDS encoding LptA/OstA family protein, giving the protein MRRPLPSLLYTSRIIAAGVIGLVLISSLATASMAQTSKNSGDAAPLPITIEASEFLEWDQNNGTYVAKGNAYVEQGSANISANHIIANYETGRESRDITRVIATGAVTYVEGENTAKGDRLDYDLNSSRYVLTGKKASVVGPRGAMTATQSITYDTTDEDNRKVTAIGKAHYKNSDGRSIFGDKLIAYIGADGSLKTIDAFDNTKVITTEGTTATADELNYVASTSLANLVGNVEINDKANIMRGDRAEIDFDKEISKIMSSPTGKRVTGILTP; this is encoded by the coding sequence ATGCGCCGACCTCTTCCATCCTTGTTATACACGTCTCGCATAATTGCCGCCGGTGTAATTGGTCTGGTACTGATCAGCAGCCTAGCCACTGCATCTATGGCGCAAACGTCCAAAAACTCGGGCGATGCTGCCCCGTTACCGATCACGATCGAGGCCAGTGAATTCCTAGAATGGGATCAAAATAACGGCACATATGTTGCCAAGGGTAATGCCTATGTCGAACAGGGCAGCGCGAACATTTCAGCCAATCATATTATAGCAAATTACGAAACCGGCAGAGAATCCCGAGACATCACCCGCGTGATCGCCACCGGTGCCGTCACCTATGTTGAGGGTGAAAATACTGCCAAGGGAGACAGGCTGGATTATGATCTTAACTCCAGCCGTTATGTATTGACTGGCAAAAAGGCGTCGGTCGTTGGGCCGCGCGGTGCGATGACGGCAACCCAATCAATCACATATGATACGACTGATGAAGATAACCGCAAAGTCACTGCAATTGGCAAGGCGCATTATAAAAACAGCGATGGCCGCAGCATATTTGGCGATAAACTGATTGCCTATATTGGTGCCGATGGCAGCTTGAAAACCATAGATGCCTTTGACAATACCAAAGTCATAACCACCGAAGGCACCACCGCAACTGCCGATGAATTGAATTATGTCGCCAGTACGTCCCTTGCAAATCTTGTCGGGAATGTTGAAATCAACGATAAGGCGAATATCATGCGCGGCGATCGTGCAGAGATTGATTTTGACAAAGAAATCAGTAAGATAATGTCAAGCCCAACCGGCAAGCGCGTCACTGGCATCCTGACGCCGTAA
- the lptB gene encoding LPS export ABC transporter ATP-binding protein — translation MVSDNIQLDFGMVRPVLVPGNEGLRAKGLGKSFNKRRVVRNVSLGLQRGEAVGLLGPNGAGKTTTFYMLAGLLPADEGQVFIDGRDVTGLPIFQRARFGMGYLPQESSIFRGLTVEQNIRAVLETLEDYEDERDATLDDLMAEFGITHLRNTPSVSLSGGERRRLEIARALAARPTFLLLDEPLAGIDPIALGEIRDLISHLKTHGIGVLITDHNVRETLDIVDRAYIIHDGTVLMEGTPDEVVQHSGVRQVYLGERFSI, via the coding sequence ATGGTGTCTGACAATATACAATTAGATTTTGGAATGGTGCGGCCCGTTTTGGTGCCGGGGAATGAGGGACTGCGTGCCAAAGGCCTTGGCAAGAGCTTTAACAAACGGCGTGTAGTCCGCAACGTATCGCTGGGGCTGCAACGCGGTGAAGCGGTTGGCCTGCTCGGGCCAAACGGTGCCGGCAAAACGACAACTTTTTATATGCTTGCTGGGTTGCTGCCGGCTGATGAAGGTCAGGTTTTCATTGATGGGCGCGACGTTACCGGCCTGCCGATTTTCCAGCGCGCACGCTTTGGCATGGGCTATCTTCCGCAAGAATCGAGTATTTTTCGCGGATTGACCGTTGAACAGAATATCCGCGCCGTTCTTGAAACGCTGGAAGATTACGAAGATGAACGCGACGCGACCCTAGATGACTTGATGGCCGAATTTGGCATCACCCATCTTCGCAACACCCCGTCAGTCAGCCTTTCAGGTGGCGAGCGCCGCCGTCTTGAAATTGCGCGCGCCCTTGCTGCGCGCCCAACATTCCTGCTGCTAGATGAGCCACTTGCCGGTATTGACCCGATTGCACTTGGTGAAATCCGTGATTTGATTAGCCACCTCAAAACGCACGGAATTGGCGTTTTAATTACCGATCACAATGTTCGTGAGACACTCGATATTGTAGATCGCGCCTACATCATCCATGACGGCACTGTGCTGATGGAGGGCACCCCTGATGAGGTGGTTCAGCATAGCGGTGTGCGCCAAGTCTATCTTGGTGAGCGTTTTAGCATCTAA